In Vibrio hippocampi, a single genomic region encodes these proteins:
- a CDS encoding tRNA-uridine aminocarboxypropyltransferase gives MRRHTFHTLYQQRLAAATKPFNARGAKVQRCPYCHIATKYCICEFQPDIESPFAVVLLVADAEILKPSNTGKLILDTIKQGYCFPWQRIEVADDFLELLKDPTYQPIIVFPEEYVEDKQRLIAPQPASLTTNKTPLFIFLDGSWREARRMFRKSPYLDALPVCSIKPEFVSNYVMRKSDNQDHLATAEVASLVFEQFGGQQEAEVLKHWFAAFRESYMLSKTRIAPDESRPQLGAYTQFIQQLP, from the coding sequence ATGAGACGTCATACTTTTCATACACTATATCAACAGAGGCTGGCGGCAGCCACCAAGCCATTTAACGCGCGTGGTGCAAAGGTCCAGCGCTGTCCCTACTGCCATATCGCGACCAAATATTGTATTTGTGAATTTCAACCCGATATTGAGTCACCGTTCGCGGTGGTACTGTTAGTTGCGGATGCTGAAATCCTCAAACCCAGCAATACGGGAAAGCTCATTCTTGATACCATTAAACAGGGCTATTGCTTTCCGTGGCAGCGCATTGAAGTCGCCGATGATTTTCTCGAGTTGCTTAAAGACCCGACATATCAGCCGATTATTGTCTTTCCTGAAGAGTATGTGGAGGACAAGCAACGATTAATTGCGCCTCAGCCAGCATCGCTAACCACGAATAAAACCCCATTATTTATCTTTCTTGATGGTAGCTGGCGCGAAGCAAGGCGTATGTTTCGTAAGTCTCCCTATCTTGATGCTTTGCCGGTATGTTCCATCAAGCCGGAGTTTGTCTCCAACTATGTGATGCGTAAGAGTGATAATCAAGACCACCTTGCTACCGCGGAGGTGGCGAGTTTGGTGTTTGAGCAGTTTGGCGGACAGCAAGAAGCAGAAGTGCTGAAACATTGGTTTGCCGCCTTTCGTGAAAGTTATATGCTGAGCAAGACGCGCATTGCGCCAGATGAATCAAGACCGCAACTAGGTGCGTATACTCAATTTATTCAACAGTTACCGTAA
- the nagK gene encoding N-acetylglucosamine kinase yields the protein MYYGFDVGGTKIEFGAFDQSLNRVATERVATPGHDYDLLIDTLAQLVKKYDQQFGVEGKVGLGIPGMEDATTQAVLTVNVPCANHKPLRQDLEAKIGRQVSIENDANCFALSEAWDEELKDMPSVMGLILGTGFGGGLVFDGKVFSGFNHVAGELGHTRLPVDAWLSLGDNAPLLGCGCGKKGCLDSYLSGRGFELLYHHFSGTQRKAIDIIADYEQGNQFALEFVDKFIEMLSMCLANLFTAHDPHVVTLGGGLSNFALLYEELPKRIPKYLLSVAQCPKILKAKHGDSGGVRGAAFLNITQA from the coding sequence ATGTATTACGGTTTTGATGTTGGAGGTACCAAAATTGAATTTGGTGCGTTTGACCAATCGTTAAATCGCGTGGCAACGGAACGGGTTGCTACACCGGGTCATGATTATGACTTGTTGATCGACACGCTAGCGCAGTTAGTGAAGAAGTATGACCAACAGTTTGGTGTAGAGGGCAAGGTCGGCTTAGGTATTCCAGGTATGGAAGACGCAACGACTCAAGCTGTGTTAACCGTTAACGTACCTTGTGCCAACCATAAACCGCTAAGACAAGATCTCGAAGCAAAAATTGGTCGTCAGGTTTCGATAGAAAATGATGCCAACTGTTTTGCGCTATCGGAAGCGTGGGATGAAGAGTTAAAAGATATGCCCTCAGTGATGGGTTTAATTCTTGGTACTGGTTTTGGCGGAGGCTTAGTTTTTGACGGTAAAGTCTTTTCGGGCTTTAACCATGTTGCGGGTGAGTTAGGTCATACGCGATTACCGGTTGATGCGTGGTTGTCTTTGGGGGATAACGCGCCTTTACTCGGTTGTGGTTGTGGCAAAAAGGGTTGCCTAGATAGCTATTTGTCGGGACGTGGTTTTGAACTTCTTTACCACCATTTTTCAGGAACTCAACGTAAAGCGATCGATATCATTGCTGACTACGAGCAAGGCAACCAGTTTGCACTAGAGTTTGTCGACAAGTTTATCGAAATGCTCTCAATGTGTTTGGCGAATCTGTTCACTGCCCATGATCCTCATGTGGTGACTTTAGGCGGCGGGCTTTCAAATTTTGCGCTGCTGTATGAAGAATTACCAAAGCGTATTCCAAAATACCTGCTGTCTGTCGCTCAATGCCCTAAGATCCTCAAGGCTAAACACGGCGACTCAGGTGGTGTGCGTGGTGCAGCATTCTTGAATATCACTCAAGCCTAA
- a CDS encoding Cof-type HAD-IIB family hydrolase, with protein MYKLIAIDLDGTLLTSDKQISPRTQEALLSAKQQGVQVLLASGRPLKGMLPYLQQLGLITDQDYVVHSNGCFVANVGSGEVIHQQLISGADAKKVAVLAKQLGLDCHAFSTELGLITPKTNPYTQLEAKINNLEINEYDFAQLEDDHRIIKAMIVAAPEDLAKAAPLVPQSFKDDYTVVQSSPYFLEFINPATNKGQGVQVVADRLNVAQSEVICFGDAENDHHMIEWAGLGIAMDNAMPQTKALADELTDNNNADGVAKGVERHVLNVIEKQNFA; from the coding sequence ATGTACAAGCTTATTGCAATCGACTTAGACGGCACCCTACTCACTTCAGACAAACAGATTTCTCCACGTACCCAAGAAGCGCTGCTAAGTGCCAAACAGCAAGGCGTGCAGGTACTTCTCGCCTCTGGACGTCCACTCAAGGGGATGTTGCCTTATTTACAACAGCTCGGCTTAATCACTGATCAAGATTACGTTGTGCATTCTAATGGCTGTTTTGTCGCTAATGTCGGCAGTGGTGAAGTGATTCATCAGCAACTTATTTCCGGTGCCGATGCGAAGAAAGTGGCAGTGCTCGCCAAACAACTCGGTCTTGACTGTCACGCATTTAGTACCGAATTGGGTTTAATCACCCCTAAAACTAATCCTTATACCCAATTGGAAGCCAAGATCAATAATCTAGAGATCAACGAGTATGATTTTGCCCAACTTGAAGATGACCACCGCATCATCAAAGCGATGATCGTCGCGGCACCGGAAGATCTCGCGAAAGCCGCACCTCTCGTTCCACAGAGCTTTAAAGATGACTATACTGTGGTCCAGAGTTCGCCTTATTTCCTTGAGTTTATTAACCCGGCGACCAACAAAGGTCAAGGCGTTCAAGTGGTCGCTGACAGGCTTAATGTTGCGCAGAGTGAAGTTATCTGTTTTGGTGACGCTGAAAATGATCACCATATGATTGAATGGGCAGGATTAGGCATTGCTATGGATAATGCGATGCCACAAACCAAAGCCCTTGCTGATGAATTAACCGATAACAACAACGCTGACGGTGTAGCAAAAGGGGTTGAAAGACACGTTTTAAATGTGATTGAAAAACAAAATTTCGCTTAA
- the queE gene encoding 7-carboxy-7-deazaguanine synthase QueE yields the protein MQSTGYKVNEMFETIQGEGHFTGVPAVFIRLQICQVGCSWCDTKQTWQAEATDQRSFGEIIVKQGDSPTWTQASAQEIVAMYQQQGYSARHIVITGGEPCEYDLSDLCHAFEAMGCVCQIETSGTSEVRVSDATWVTLSPKIAMKGKKQVLVSALQRADEIKHPVATQHHIDQLDQLISDIVLKPDVVMALQPISQKPRATQLCIDTCIERNWRLSVQTHKYLSIA from the coding sequence ATGCAGTCGACAGGTTACAAAGTCAACGAGATGTTTGAAACCATCCAAGGAGAAGGGCACTTCACTGGTGTTCCCGCTGTATTTATTCGACTTCAGATCTGCCAAGTCGGTTGCTCTTGGTGTGATACCAAACAAACCTGGCAAGCGGAAGCCACCGATCAACGTAGTTTCGGTGAAATTATCGTCAAACAAGGCGATAGCCCGACATGGACGCAAGCGAGTGCCCAAGAGATTGTGGCTATGTATCAACAACAGGGCTACAGCGCGAGACATATCGTCATTACCGGTGGTGAGCCATGTGAATATGATCTCTCCGACTTGTGTCATGCCTTTGAAGCGATGGGTTGTGTTTGCCAAATTGAAACCAGCGGCACCTCTGAAGTCCGCGTTTCTGATGCAACCTGGGTGACACTGTCACCGAAAATTGCCATGAAAGGCAAGAAACAAGTACTTGTCAGTGCGTTACAACGCGCGGACGAAATCAAGCATCCGGTCGCGACTCAACACCATATTGATCAACTAGACCAATTAATCAGCGACATTGTTCTTAAACCTGATGTCGTCATGGCACTGCAACCGATCAGCCAAAAACCGCGCGCGACTCAGTTATGTATTGATACTTGTATCGAACGTAATTGGCGCTTATCAGTGCAAACCCACAAATATCTGAGCATTGCTTAA
- the queC gene encoding 7-cyano-7-deazaguanine synthase QueC, which yields MRKAVVVFSGGQDSTTCLMQAMQQYDEVHAITFDYGQRHKLEIEVAQKLAQKLGVKAHKVMDVGLLNELAISSLTRDDIPVSHELQENGLPNSFVPGRNILFLTLAGIYAYQIGAQAVITGVCETDFSGYPDCRDSFIKAMNSALVQGMDRQLDIVTPLMWLDKAETWALADSVGALQLVRNETLTCYNGVIGDGCGECPSCELRANGLNEYLDNQQQVMTRLNAKAK from the coding sequence ATGAGAAAAGCAGTTGTTGTATTTAGCGGCGGTCAAGATTCCACAACCTGTCTGATGCAAGCGATGCAGCAGTATGACGAAGTCCATGCTATTACCTTTGATTATGGACAGCGTCATAAATTAGAGATCGAAGTGGCGCAAAAATTAGCACAAAAACTTGGTGTCAAAGCGCACAAGGTAATGGATGTTGGTTTGCTTAATGAACTGGCGATTAGCTCACTGACCCGTGATGATATTCCTGTGTCCCATGAACTACAGGAAAATGGCTTACCTAACTCTTTTGTACCGGGGCGAAATATTCTGTTCCTAACATTGGCGGGCATTTATGCGTACCAGATTGGGGCGCAAGCGGTGATTACTGGCGTCTGCGAAACGGACTTTTCGGGTTATCCCGATTGCCGCGACTCATTCATTAAAGCGATGAATAGCGCGTTGGTGCAAGGCATGGATCGCCAACTTGATATTGTCACCCCGTTAATGTGGCTAGATAAGGCAGAAACGTGGGCACTAGCGGACTCTGTTGGAGCATTGCAGTTGGTGCGCAATGAAACGTTAACCTGTTATAACGGCGTGATTGGTGACGGTTGTGGAGAATGTCCTTCTTGTGAGTTGCGTGCTAATGGCTTAAATGAGTACTTGGACAATCAACAGCAGGTGATGACAAGATTAAACGCTAAAGCGAAGTAG
- a CDS encoding DUF2750 domain-containing protein produces the protein MSKLTADIEQNLALFIQETKQSELVWGLKNEDGWLAVDSTEFENSEVMPFWSTEADAKLHNVEEWADFEVLQIPLDIFVEDWLLTLDEDGVLIGTNWNSQLEGKEMEPSEIAKLYIAE, from the coding sequence ATGAGCAAATTAACTGCTGATATCGAACAAAATCTTGCACTATTTATCCAAGAAACTAAACAGTCTGAGCTTGTTTGGGGTCTGAAAAATGAAGATGGTTGGCTAGCGGTCGATTCTACTGAGTTTGAAAACAGTGAAGTGATGCCTTTTTGGTCTACTGAGGCGGATGCTAAACTGCATAACGTCGAAGAGTGGGCGGATTTTGAAGTGTTACAGATCCCACTTGATATCTTTGTTGAAGATTGGCTTCTGACCTTAGATGAAGATGGCGTACTGATTGGCACTAACTGGAACAGCCAACTAGAAGGTAAAGAGATGGAGCCTTCTGAAATCGCTAAACTGTACATTGCTGAATAA